In Candidatus Chlorohelix allophototropha, the following are encoded in one genomic region:
- a CDS encoding phosphoglycerate dehydrogenase: MYRVKLLSWNAPSSLPSLSWLREKGVEVVVDPGYPGISEEDLIRKVEGFDGVMCGVEPFTRKVIFSLPQLKSIARTGVGFDAIDLEAAEEKNVIVTTTPGANKHAVADHTIAFMIMLAHRFPENTKVVSEGKWVRMVGKDVYAKTLGIIGVGNIGKEVAKRAVGFGMKLLGFDIVFDNDFANRVGLTYVKLDELLSHSDFITLHVPHYDLTHHIVGENELALAKPEAYLINTARGGVVDEIALHRALIEKRLTGAALDVMENEPDFNSPLMALENVIWTPHVAGITTESRLACLEVACHNSWAVLSGQGEYYQVKPGSIG, from the coding sequence ATGTATCGCGTCAAATTACTCTCTTGGAACGCACCTTCTTCCCTACCGTCACTAAGTTGGTTGCGAGAAAAGGGGGTTGAAGTTGTGGTGGATCCGGGTTATCCCGGCATCTCCGAAGAAGACTTGATTCGTAAAGTAGAAGGGTTCGACGGTGTTATGTGTGGGGTCGAACCTTTCACCCGCAAAGTTATATTCAGCTTGCCGCAATTAAAATCTATTGCTCGCACCGGAGTCGGCTTTGATGCAATTGACCTCGAAGCTGCCGAGGAAAAGAACGTAATTGTTACCACTACTCCCGGCGCAAACAAACATGCCGTTGCCGATCACACTATTGCTTTTATGATTATGCTGGCACATCGCTTCCCCGAAAACACAAAAGTTGTTTCAGAAGGTAAATGGGTTCGCATGGTAGGTAAGGACGTTTATGCCAAAACACTTGGTATAATTGGGGTAGGAAACATCGGTAAGGAAGTAGCGAAACGCGCTGTCGGTTTCGGTATGAAGTTATTGGGTTTTGATATAGTTTTTGATAACGATTTTGCTAATAGAGTTGGTCTTACTTATGTAAAGTTAGATGAGTTGTTAAGCCATAGCGATTTCATTACTCTGCATGTTCCACATTACGATTTGACACATCATATAGTTGGCGAAAATGAATTGGCGCTTGCCAAACCAGAAGCATATTTGATTAATACCGCACGCGGCGGAGTAGTGGATGAAATCGCCTTACACCGGGCGTTGATTGAAAAGCGGCTTACCGGGGCAGCCTTGGATGTAATGGAAAATGAGCCTGATTTCAATAGCCCGTTGATGGCGTTGGAAAATGTCATTTGGACACCACATGTTGCCGGAATCACTACCGAATCGCGCCTTGCCTGCCTTGAGGTGGCTTGCCACAACAGTTGGGCAGTTTTAAGCGGACAGGGTGAGTATTATCAGGTTAAACCCGGCTCTATTGGCTGA
- a CDS encoding threonine synthase translates to MSETEEKTPTNSAVQNLECTYCGKTYNGAELHNTCPACGKVLYYRYDVQAVKERLKRELLPGRVASMWRYKEALPVLWEENIITFGEGWTPLLEAPRLGKKLGMKNLLIKDEGQNPTGSFKARGLGMAVSKARELGAKAVSIPSAGNAGGAVAAYAARAGIAAAVMMPVDAPIINKNETAVTGAQTWLVQGLINDAGRILKANGERKGWFDLSTLKEPYRVEGKKTLGYEIAEQLDWELPDVIIYPTGGGTGLVGMWKAFDEMEQLGWIGSKRPRMVVAQATGCAPIVRAFEEGAEFARPWENAQTNSSGIRVPVAIADYLMLRAVRGSNGTALAVTDEEMMDATKEIASLEGLFPAPEGAATLAVLRHLLAQGWVSPEERVVLFNTGMGQKYPEFMSFDIPVVPADTQFLD, encoded by the coding sequence ATGAGCGAAACCGAAGAGAAAACTCCAACAAATAGCGCAGTACAAAATCTGGAGTGTACCTATTGTGGGAAAACCTATAACGGGGCTGAATTGCACAATACCTGCCCTGCCTGTGGCAAGGTGCTGTATTACCGCTATGACGTGCAAGCAGTAAAAGAAAGGCTGAAACGTGAGCTATTGCCCGGTCGAGTTGCCAGTATGTGGCGCTACAAAGAAGCTCTTCCGGTGCTATGGGAAGAAAATATCATTACCTTTGGGGAGGGTTGGACACCACTTCTGGAAGCGCCGCGACTCGGCAAAAAGCTTGGCATGAAAAATTTATTAATCAAGGATGAAGGGCAGAACCCGACAGGTAGTTTCAAAGCACGTGGTCTGGGTATGGCAGTTTCTAAAGCCAGAGAATTGGGCGCAAAGGCAGTCAGTATTCCCAGTGCTGGCAATGCGGGTGGGGCGGTTGCCGCTTACGCTGCACGCGCGGGAATAGCAGCGGCAGTGATGATGCCGGTAGATGCGCCGATTATCAATAAAAATGAAACAGCCGTAACTGGCGCACAAACTTGGTTAGTGCAGGGTCTTATAAACGATGCAGGACGAATCTTGAAAGCCAACGGCGAACGTAAAGGTTGGTTTGATTTATCCACTTTGAAAGAGCCTTATCGGGTCGAGGGTAAAAAGACGCTTGGTTACGAGATTGCCGAACAGCTTGACTGGGAACTTCCCGATGTTATTATCTACCCTACCGGGGGCGGAACTGGTCTTGTGGGCATGTGGAAAGCCTTTGATGAAATGGAGCAGTTGGGCTGGATTGGTTCAAAACGCCCACGCATGGTGGTGGCGCAAGCTACCGGATGCGCTCCTATTGTACGCGCTTTTGAAGAAGGGGCTGAGTTTGCACGTCCTTGGGAAAACGCCCAGACTAATAGCAGCGGTATTCGTGTGCCTGTCGCTATTGCCGATTACCTGATGCTGAGGGCGGTGCGAGGAAGTAACGGAACTGCCCTTGCAGTTACAGATGAAGAGATGATGGATGCTACGAAGGAAATCGCTTCACTCGAAGGCTTGTTCCCCGCTCCAGAAGGTGCGGCTACGCTGGCAGTATTACGTCATTTGCTGGCGCAAGGCTGGGTATCGCCCGAAGAGCGCGTAGTGTTATTCAATACTGGCATGGGTCAGAAATACCCTGAATTCATGAGTTTTGATATTCCGGTAGTACCTGCTGATACCCAATTTCTGGATTAG
- a CDS encoding ABC transporter substrate-binding protein: MEDINKNGHIISRRKMVRLLGLSAASAAILAACGDSTATPAPANTTAAATTAAGGQATTAATTKVATTAAATTQSATTAAAQNVTGKVTLATLKGSTGTPKKIADTFNAKNTGVSIEYQEFPNDSAAMHDKFVTVLGAKDGTYDVIATDMPWAPEFAAAGYIAPLDSFVTPDFRKNFFEGSLSGATFKEKLYGIPWYQNIGVLFYRKDILDKAGLQPPNTFVELVDTATKLQTADIYGYVCAGFKNEGLSAMWLEVLWGFGGEYWDPATNKVLVDSPEAEASLQWLVDAIFTNKIIPEKMITFKGPDIQNVFIQGNAVFARGFADLSGAAIGADSKVKGLWGAKPVLAAQGKQASGCIGNWNLAVSASSKNPAAAWKAVEYLSSLEAQKAHVLGAGAFPALKAAFDDKEIQALNPAIAILPAAFANGKPRPVTPAYPQISAEVIQDQVSKVLSKQTTPKEAVKAMKSKTEDILAKFK, from the coding sequence ATGGAAGATATTAACAAAAATGGACACATTATTAGCCGCCGCAAGATGGTGCGCTTGCTAGGATTGAGCGCTGCCAGCGCTGCTATTCTGGCAGCTTGCGGTGACAGTACCGCCACACCTGCTCCGGCTAATACTACTGCTGCCGCTACCACCGCAGCAGGTGGGCAAGCGACTACAGCCGCCACTACAAAAGTAGCAACTACTGCCGCTGCTACTACACAGTCAGCAACTACCGCAGCTGCGCAGAATGTTACGGGAAAAGTGACGCTGGCTACGCTCAAGGGTAGTACCGGAACACCTAAAAAGATTGCTGATACATTTAACGCCAAGAATACCGGGGTAAGCATAGAGTATCAGGAATTCCCTAATGATAGCGCCGCTATGCACGACAAGTTTGTAACGGTTTTGGGCGCAAAAGATGGCACATACGATGTAATTGCTACCGATATGCCTTGGGCACCTGAGTTTGCGGCTGCCGGTTATATTGCCCCGCTCGACAGTTTTGTAACTCCCGATTTCCGCAAGAACTTTTTTGAAGGTTCGCTTTCCGGCGCAACCTTTAAAGAGAAACTTTACGGTATTCCGTGGTATCAAAATATCGGGGTTCTATTCTACCGCAAGGATATTCTGGACAAAGCAGGTTTGCAACCCCCTAACACCTTTGTTGAATTGGTAGATACCGCAACAAAATTGCAAACCGCCGATATATATGGCTATGTGTGCGCCGGCTTCAAAAACGAAGGCTTGAGCGCAATGTGGCTGGAAGTGTTGTGGGGCTTCGGTGGAGAATATTGGGATCCGGCGACTAACAAAGTGCTGGTAGATAGTCCTGAAGCGGAAGCCAGCTTGCAATGGCTTGTAGATGCAATTTTCACCAACAAAATCATCCCTGAAAAGATGATTACGTTCAAGGGACCCGATATCCAGAACGTCTTTATTCAAGGTAACGCCGTGTTTGCCCGTGGTTTTGCCGATTTGTCCGGTGCTGCAATCGGTGCAGACTCCAAGGTAAAAGGTTTGTGGGGCGCTAAGCCGGTACTGGCAGCACAGGGTAAACAGGCTTCCGGTTGTATCGGAAACTGGAACTTGGCAGTGAGTGCCAGCAGCAAAAACCCGGCAGCAGCTTGGAAAGCGGTCGAGTATTTGTCCAGCTTAGAAGCGCAGAAAGCCCATGTGTTGGGCGCGGGGGCTTTCCCTGCCCTTAAAGCTGCCTTCGATGATAAGGAAATTCAGGCGCTCAACCCGGCAATAGCGATTCTACCAGCCGCTTTTGCAAATGGCAAGCCTCGCCCGGTGACTCCGGCTTACCCTCAGATTTCCGCCGAAGTAATACAGGATCAGGTCAGCAAGGTGCTGAGCAAGCAGACCACTCCCAAAGAAGCAGTTAAAGCTATGAAATCCAAGACTGAGGATATTCTGGCAAAGTTCAAATAG
- a CDS encoding PAS domain-containing response regulator: MRHSKVVEPEKNNILLITDSPSDVDYLVELLRDSAKINFEYCLILTALELEIALKEREWDLVLCNFVLATLSSVDVIKLVKHSQPTTPIILVSEGATMQDAVDMMRLGASGFVEKAEYPRLIEFVRQALEKWHLTKESESVLESSIVAYQTELICRYDADFRLTFVNRPYSEWYKQPIEALLGSNILDKIPAEYRERAIAHVKALTVNSPLAKLVYQDSLPGQKPRWIEWTNRAIFDKSGRFIECQSVGHDITEHKRIEEKLLYSETQQKALLSANPDLLFRITPEGIFVLLSEIRQNQCPLLCAYSSNVRFT, encoded by the coding sequence ATGCGCCATTCAAAGGTTGTAGAACCCGAAAAAAACAATATTCTCCTTATCACTGATTCCCCGTCCGATGTTGACTACTTGGTTGAATTACTCAGAGATTCTGCGAAAATCAATTTCGAGTATTGCCTTATCCTAACTGCCCTTGAGCTTGAAATAGCTCTCAAAGAGCGCGAGTGGGACTTAGTTTTGTGCAATTTTGTGTTAGCTACGCTAAGCTCGGTCGATGTGATTAAGCTAGTCAAACACTCTCAACCCACCACCCCAATTATCCTTGTTTCAGAAGGGGCAACGATGCAGGACGCAGTAGATATGATGCGTCTGGGGGCAAGCGGGTTCGTTGAAAAGGCGGAATACCCTCGTCTTATAGAATTTGTCAGACAAGCGCTTGAAAAGTGGCACTTAACAAAAGAATCGGAAAGCGTACTCGAATCGAGCATTGTCGCCTATCAGACAGAGCTTATCTGTCGTTATGATGCCGATTTTCGACTGACCTTTGTCAACCGTCCCTACAGCGAATGGTACAAGCAGCCTATTGAAGCTCTATTGGGTAGTAATATTCTGGATAAAATTCCGGCAGAGTATCGAGAGCGGGCAATCGCCCATGTCAAAGCCTTAACGGTTAATAGTCCCCTTGCAAAATTAGTATATCAAGATAGCCTACCTGGTCAAAAGCCACGCTGGATTGAATGGACAAACCGGGCTATATTTGATAAAAGTGGTCGCTTTATCGAATGTCAAAGTGTCGGGCACGACATTACCGAACACAAAAGAATTGAAGAAAAGCTACTCTACAGCGAAACTCAGCAGAAAGCGTTACTTTCGGCGAACCCTGATTTATTGTTTCGTATAACGCCTGAAGGAATATTTGTTCTCTTGTCTGAAATTCGCCAGAACCAATGCCCCTTACTTTGTGCCTATTCTTCTAATGTTCGTTTCACTTAA